One window of Papaver somniferum cultivar HN1 chromosome 9, ASM357369v1, whole genome shotgun sequence genomic DNA carries:
- the LOC113313331 gene encoding IRK-interacting protein-like gives MAATTTSRMFQNNNEISRQEIQGAIAKAVELRALHASLMQNNNTNNSPANLRVYPTSASPSIFRHSSQLSSQEYPVFTPSYEEDPLPGYQQIQLNSQVLSENWDGFGLERGVDEDETDYISDYKKEPSLRNTLSPSSFNRMNPTFEDHKSFASSCTNHLTVLQSSPNIDIFKSSRRIASEEIKSVTTCNRCKPATISTEAEIYNNNMIINNSKSSSNLPPVSDSHSLSHQSSQTKNKGQILTRLFAKLKKKNKSEKSPNRAESEDMSQMFKELGIMSVESLKKELLEANENKTAALMEVAEMKSSLGELKQKLEYLENYCEELKNALKQTVQGRETQVSELSGGGVHSKRGKSIEISREDFMPVSHEAMVEGFLQIVSEARLSVKHFCKTLVSQIEETDSNLMDKLNLLLQPYKLNLNSRYSKSVLYHLEALINQSLYQDFENCVFQKNGTPKVLDPNKQRKAQFSSFVALRNLSWNEVLRKGTKYYSEEFSKFCDQKMSCIISTLNWSRPWPEQLLQSFFVSAKCIWLLHLLAFSFSPPISILRVDENRNFDSHFMEDILMERQKLQQSPVKVKIMVMPGFYVQDKILKSKVICGHEL, from the exons ATGGCTGCTACAACAACTTCACGAATGTTTCAGAATAATAATGAAATTAGCAGACAGGAAATTCAAGGTGCCATTGCCAAAGCAGTTGAATTAAGAGCTTTACATGCTTCTTTAATGCAAAATAACAACACCAACAATAGTCCTGCCAATCTTAGAGTTTACCCTACCTCTGCTTCTCCTTCAATTTTTCGCCATTCTTCTCAATTATCTTCCCAAGAATATCCTGTTTTTACTCCT AGTTATGAAGAAGATCCATTACCTGGGTATCAACAAATTCAATTGAACAGTCAAGTTTTATCAGAAAATTGGGATGGATTTGGTTTAGAAAGAGGAGTAGATGAAGATGAAACGGATTATATATCAGACTACAAAAAGGAGCCATCTTTAAGGAACACATTATCACCAAGTTCATTTAACAGAATGAATCCAACTTTTGAAGATCATAAATCCTTCGCAAGTTCTTGTACAAATCATCTAACTGTTCTTCAATCGTCACCAAATATAGATATTTTTAAATCAAGTAGAAGAATTGCTTCAGAAGAAATCAAATCTGTTACTACTTGTAATAGATGCAAACCAGCAACTATTAGTACTGAAGCCGAAATTTACAACAACAATATGATTATTAATAATAGCAAGAGTTCAAGTAATTTACCTCCTGTTTCAGATTCTCATTCACTTTCTCACCAATCGTCACAAACAAAGAACAAAGGGCAAATTCTTACGAGATTATTCGctaaattgaagaagaaaaacaagagtgaAAAATCGCCAAATCGAGCTGAATCCGAAGATATGTCACAAATGTTTAAGGAGTTAGGAATTATGTCCGTTGAATCATTGAAAAAAGAGTTATTGGAAGCTAATGAGAATAAAACTGCAGCTTTAATGGAGGTTGCTGAAATGAAATCTTCCTTAGGTGAGCTTAAGCAAAAATTAGAGTACTTGGAGAATTACTGTGAAGAATTAAAGAACGCTCTGAAACAAACAGTTCAAGGGAGAGAAACCCAAGTTTCTGAATTGTCTGGAGGAGGAGTGCATTCTAAAAGAGGAAAATCAATTGAAATCAGTAGAGAAGATTTTATGCCGGTTAGTCATGAAGCAATGGTGGAAGGGTTTTTACAGATAGTATCAGAAGCGAGATTATCAGTGAAACATTTCTGCAAAACTCTAGTTAGTCAAATCGAAGAAACAGATTCTAATTTAATGGATAAGTTGAATTTACTTCTTCAACCATACAAACTGAATTTGAATTCCAGGTATTCCAAGTCAGTTCTTTATCACCTGGAAGCTCTTATTAATCAGTCACTTTATCAAGATTTTGAGAATTGCGTTTTCCAGAAAAATGGAACACCAAAAGTATTGGATCCTAACAAACAAAGAAAAGCGCAGTTTTCATCGTTCGTAGCTTTAAGAAATTTGAGTTGGAATGAAGTTTTAAGAAAGGGGACGAAATATTACAGCGAGGAATTCAGTAAATTCTGTGATCAGAAAATGAGTTGCATAATATCTACACTGAACTGGAGTAGACCGTGGCCTGAGCAACTCCTTCAGTCATTTTTCGTTTCGGCAAAATGTATTTGGTTGCTCCATTTGTTAGCGTTTTCATTCAGTCCACCTATATCGATTCTTCGAGTTGACGAGAACAGGAATTTTGATTCTCATTTTATGGAGGATATTTTGATGGAACGGCAGAAGTTGCAGCAGTCTCCGGTGAAAGTAAAAATCATGGTAATGCCTGGTTTTTATGTgcaagataagattctcaagtcTAAAGTTATCTGTGGGCATGAACTGTAA